From one Acidobacteriota bacterium genomic stretch:
- a CDS encoding phosphomannomutase/phosphoglucomutase, producing the protein MAGIFKAYDIRGTYPDELDETTAFLVGYHYRDLLDEEDLALGPVVVVSRDMRSHSVPMSRALKDGLRARGVSVIDIGVADTPQNYFGIGFLGASGGIQVTASHNPAVYNGFKMSRREAIPVSYDTGIERLEELVTNSDVPTHLAPKADEEERSVFKEYTEHVLAEMTVNEPRLKIAADAANGMGTIYLPILEQLNADLVTLYFELDGTFPNHEANPLKEENLVDVAQAVSEHSCDLGVAFDGDADRAILIDEKGHSISADKITGLLAPGFLKDEPGAAIVYDLRSSWATKEAIEEAGGRPVRERVGHSFMKATMREHGSPFGGELAGHFYYRRNFTADSSIMTVIEVLNHMRETGKTLSELVAPLSRYCSTGEINFHVDDKEGMIRHLAEEFSDGSIDYLDGITVQYDDWWFNVRPSNTEPLLRLVLEARRRELMEEKKALLLSYLGTPE; encoded by the coding sequence ATGGCTGGGATCTTCAAGGCCTACGACATTCGCGGAACCTACCCCGATGAGCTCGACGAAACAACCGCCTTCCTGGTCGGATACCACTACCGTGATCTGCTCGACGAGGAAGACCTCGCTCTCGGGCCGGTCGTGGTGGTCTCGCGCGACATGCGGTCGCACTCGGTTCCGATGTCGAGGGCCCTCAAGGACGGGTTGCGTGCGCGCGGGGTTTCTGTGATCGACATCGGCGTGGCTGACACGCCCCAGAACTACTTCGGCATCGGTTTCCTCGGTGCCTCGGGTGGCATCCAGGTGACGGCGAGCCACAATCCAGCCGTCTATAACGGATTCAAGATGTCGCGCCGCGAGGCGATTCCGGTCTCTTATGACACCGGAATTGAGCGGCTCGAGGAACTGGTAACGAACTCGGATGTTCCCACCCATCTGGCTCCGAAGGCGGACGAAGAGGAGCGATCGGTCTTCAAGGAATACACCGAGCATGTCCTCGCTGAGATGACGGTGAACGAGCCACGGCTGAAAATCGCCGCTGATGCCGCAAATGGCATGGGAACGATCTACCTGCCGATTCTGGAGCAGCTCAATGCCGATCTGGTGACGCTGTACTTCGAACTCGACGGGACCTTTCCCAATCACGAGGCGAACCCGCTCAAGGAGGAGAATCTCGTCGACGTGGCGCAGGCGGTGTCCGAGCACAGCTGCGACCTGGGGGTCGCCTTCGACGGAGACGCCGATCGCGCGATTCTCATCGACGAGAAGGGCCACTCTATCTCCGCGGACAAGATTACGGGCCTGCTCGCGCCAGGTTTCCTCAAAGACGAACCGGGTGCGGCCATTGTCTACGACCTTCGTTCATCCTGGGCCACGAAAGAGGCCATCGAGGAGGCCGGTGGGCGGCCGGTGAGGGAGCGCGTCGGGCACTCTTTCATGAAGGCAACGATGCGCGAACACGGTTCGCCGTTCGGCGGTGAGCTTGCCGGCCATTTCTATTACCGACGCAATTTCACCGCTGACTCGTCGATCATGACCGTGATCGAGGTCCTCAATCACATGCGGGAGACCGGAAAGACGCTCTCGGAACTGGTGGCGCCTCTCAGCCGCTACTGTTCGACGGGCGAGATCAACTTCCACGTCGATGACAAAGAGGGAATGATTCGCCACCTGGCCGAAGAGTTCTCGGACGGATCGATCGACTACCTCGATGGCATAACAGTCCAGTATGACGACTGGTGGTTCAACGTCCGGCCGTCGAACACCGAACCCCTCCTACGGTTGGTCCTGGAGGCGCGCAGGCGCGAGCTGATGGAGGAAAAGAAGGCGCTTCTCCTGAGCTATCTGGGGACTCCCGAGTAG
- a CDS encoding TIGR00266 family protein produces MSDATWYVAVAGKTIGPMSEGELVDAFRSGTYAPNTQVYCEGVTEWAPANSVAELKTRIPSPPPSPPRVGGQADQVEYQIHGDEMQFVEVELDPGEGVVAEAGAMMYMGEGIEMETIFGDGSAQQSSVMDKLVGAGKRLLTGESLFMTVFSNRGAGTSRAAFASPYPGKIIPVVLGTHGGAIICQKDAFLCAAKGVSVSIAFQKRVGTALFGGEGFIMQKLEGDGLVFVHAGGTIVERRLGPGERLRVDTGCLVALETSVDYDIEFVGGVKSAIFGGEGFFFARLHGPGKVWLQSLPFSRLAGRIWQAAPQTGGQTKGEGSILGKMGGIGGIFDGD; encoded by the coding sequence ATGAGTGACGCGACGTGGTACGTAGCGGTGGCTGGGAAGACGATCGGTCCGATGAGTGAGGGTGAGCTGGTGGATGCCTTTCGATCCGGTACCTACGCACCGAATACCCAGGTTTATTGCGAGGGTGTTACCGAGTGGGCACCCGCAAACTCCGTGGCTGAGCTCAAGACCCGGATTCCGTCTCCACCGCCGTCACCGCCCCGCGTCGGCGGCCAGGCCGATCAGGTCGAGTACCAAATCCACGGCGACGAAATGCAGTTCGTCGAGGTAGAGCTCGACCCCGGCGAGGGGGTCGTCGCGGAGGCCGGTGCGATGATGTACATGGGTGAGGGCATCGAGATGGAAACCATCTTCGGTGACGGTTCCGCCCAGCAGTCGTCGGTGATGGACAAGCTGGTGGGAGCCGGCAAGCGCCTCCTCACCGGAGAGAGCCTCTTCATGACCGTGTTCTCGAACCGCGGGGCGGGCACCAGCCGCGCCGCCTTCGCCTCGCCCTACCCCGGCAAGATCATTCCGGTCGTTCTTGGTACTCACGGTGGTGCGATCATCTGTCAAAAGGACGCCTTTCTCTGCGCCGCCAAAGGGGTGTCGGTCAGTATCGCCTTCCAGAAACGGGTCGGCACCGCCCTCTTCGGCGGCGAAGGTTTCATCATGCAGAAGCTCGAGGGTGATGGGCTCGTCTTCGTGCATGCCGGCGGCACCATCGTCGAGCGCCGGCTCGGACCCGGCGAGAGGCTACGAGTCGACACCGGCTGCCTGGTCGCACTCGAAACCTCGGTCGACTACGACATCGAATTCGTCGGCGGCGTCAAGTCGGCGATCTTCGGGGGCGAGGGTTTCTTTTTCGCCCGCCTGCATGGACCGGGCAAGGTGTGGCTCCAGTCCCTCCCCTTCTCCCGCCTGGCCGGGCGCATCTGGCAGGCTGCACCCCAGACCGGTGGTCAGACCAAGGGTGAGGGCTCGATTCTCGGCAAGATGGGTGGCATCGGCGGGATCTTCGACGGAGACTAG
- a CDS encoding SOS response-associated peptidase: protein MCGRFALIVDASVLADVFEVEVPQEIKPRFNIAPTQTAPIVRRGNQGNRELASARWGLVPSWSKDEKIGARMINARGETVAEKPSFRSAVKTRRCLVPASGFYEWVRTGETKQPHFIHFSDGRTFAFAGLWERWHKGDGDPLDTFTIITTTPNELMQELHDRMPVILPPDRYAEWVHPDPLHPNRLQELLAPCSVEGMEEYPVSTYVNRPTNDGAECIAPLA, encoded by the coding sequence ATGTGTGGCCGTTTCGCGTTGATCGTCGATGCCTCGGTGCTGGCCGATGTCTTCGAGGTGGAAGTCCCGCAGGAGATCAAACCTCGCTTCAACATCGCCCCGACCCAGACCGCCCCGATCGTTCGTCGCGGCAACCAAGGGAACCGAGAGCTGGCTTCCGCACGCTGGGGCCTGGTGCCCTCCTGGTCCAAGGATGAAAAGATCGGCGCAAGGATGATCAACGCCCGCGGCGAAACGGTTGCCGAAAAACCTTCGTTTCGATCCGCGGTCAAGACCCGCAGGTGTCTGGTGCCTGCCAGCGGTTTTTATGAGTGGGTGCGAACCGGAGAAACCAAGCAACCCCACTTCATCCACTTCTCGGACGGTCGGACGTTTGCCTTTGCCGGGCTGTGGGAACGGTGGCACAAGGGCGATGGCGACCCGCTGGACACCTTTACGATCATTACGACGACCCCCAACGAGCTCATGCAAGAACTCCACGACAGGATGCCCGTGATTCTTCCACCCGATCGATACGCGGAGTGGGTGCATCCCGATCCTTTGCATCCGAATCGTCTCCAGGAGCTCCTCGCGCCCTGTTCGGTTGAAGGGATGGAGGAATATCCGGTGAGCACCTACGTCAACAGACCGACCAACGACGGCGCGGAGTGCATTGCACCCCTTGCCTGA
- a CDS encoding S9 family peptidase, whose translation MKFRIIIGILTTAVVASLAQNGRCEAPGKRAFEIADYYRTTFVGSPAVSPDGKMVAYSVSRYELEKGKSWSEIWLMDADGTNLRQMTAGRHHDGSPTFSPDGTSLLFVSERGEGTQLYLLPVAGGEARQLTDTELQPSDPVWSPDGRWIAVQADVYPECGADEACNTRIADAVAGGPLTARMTDELLYRHWTSWREGRFTHTLLVDAKTGELVRDLTPGRWDSPTFAVGGGGGFVFSPDSTELCVVSNHDEDQARSTNSDLWLIPVGGGQGVNITAANPGWDGGPVYSPNGRYIAYRSQETAGYESDLFRIALYDRRAKTVRYLTDGSNFDNWIHDLRWAADSSALFFTADVKGENPVFRVELSNGEAKQIVADGAISGWTLTPDNQSLFYTRTRVGEPSEVFTMSTRGGEPRRLTEFNKALAEEVDFRPAETFWVEGEAGAKIQVFLVKPHDFDPAKKYPLILNVHGGPQSPWRDRYRGDWQVYPGKGYVVAFPNPTGSSGFGQDFVDAIACDWGGRVYRDLMRVTDALEELPYVDSERMGTMGWSYGGYMMMWFAGHTDRFKAIASMMGVYDLRSMWGATEELWFVEKDLCGTPWNSEYYERWSPSAYAENFTTPTLVITGEQDYRVPFTQSLHFFTDLQVQDVPSRLVVFPHAGHWPSWYEMAFYYLVHLDWFHEWLGGGEAPWDPEAFLRNQVFNDNGDESEKREQ comes from the coding sequence ATGAAGTTTCGAATCATCATCGGGATTCTGACAACAGCAGTTGTCGCCTCACTTGCCCAGAATGGCAGGTGTGAGGCGCCGGGGAAGCGGGCGTTCGAAATTGCCGATTATTACCGCACGACGTTTGTCGGCTCGCCAGCTGTCAGCCCGGACGGCAAAATGGTCGCCTATTCCGTGAGCCGGTACGAGCTCGAAAAGGGCAAGAGCTGGAGCGAAATCTGGCTGATGGACGCGGATGGCACGAACTTGCGGCAGATGACCGCCGGACGCCACCACGACGGTTCGCCAACTTTCTCTCCGGACGGCACGTCGCTGCTCTTCGTTTCCGAAAGGGGAGAGGGAACGCAGCTCTATCTGCTTCCCGTAGCAGGGGGCGAAGCGAGACAGTTGACCGATACCGAGCTGCAACCGTCCGATCCCGTCTGGTCACCGGACGGCAGGTGGATCGCGGTGCAAGCGGATGTCTACCCCGAGTGTGGCGCCGACGAGGCATGCAACACCCGGATAGCGGATGCGGTGGCCGGTGGGCCGCTCACCGCGCGGATGACAGACGAGCTGCTCTATCGGCACTGGACATCTTGGAGGGAGGGCCGGTTTACCCATACTCTCCTGGTCGACGCCAAGACCGGCGAGCTGGTTCGTGACCTGACACCTGGCCGCTGGGACAGCCCGACCTTCGCGGTCGGCGGTGGCGGCGGGTTCGTGTTCTCGCCCGACAGCACCGAGCTTTGCGTGGTGTCGAATCACGACGAGGATCAGGCTCGTTCAACTAACTCCGATCTCTGGTTGATCCCGGTCGGTGGTGGCCAGGGCGTCAACATCACTGCCGCGAATCCGGGCTGGGATGGCGGCCCAGTCTACTCTCCTAACGGACGTTACATAGCCTACCGCAGCCAGGAGACGGCAGGGTATGAGTCAGACCTTTTCAGGATCGCACTTTACGATCGTCGTGCAAAGACCGTTCGCTACCTGACCGACGGTTCCAATTTCGACAACTGGATTCACGATCTGAGGTGGGCGGCTGACTCTTCCGCGCTCTTCTTCACGGCCGACGTGAAGGGCGAGAACCCGGTGTTCCGTGTCGAACTCTCGAACGGCGAGGCGAAGCAGATCGTTGCCGACGGTGCAATATCCGGCTGGACACTGACACCCGATAATCAGTCACTTTTCTATACGAGAACCCGCGTCGGAGAACCGTCCGAGGTCTTCACCATGTCCACGAGAGGTGGTGAGCCGCGGCGATTGACAGAGTTCAACAAGGCGTTGGCTGAAGAGGTCGACTTCCGTCCGGCGGAGACGTTCTGGGTGGAGGGCGAGGCAGGTGCGAAGATTCAGGTCTTCCTGGTCAAGCCGCACGACTTCGATCCAGCGAAGAAGTACCCGTTGATCCTCAACGTCCATGGAGGGCCTCAATCACCCTGGCGCGACCGCTACCGGGGAGACTGGCAGGTCTATCCGGGCAAGGGTTACGTTGTCGCGTTTCCGAATCCGACCGGATCATCGGGCTTCGGTCAGGACTTCGTGGACGCGATCGCTTGCGATTGGGGTGGTCGTGTCTATCGTGACCTGATGCGCGTGACCGACGCTCTCGAAGAACTGCCGTACGTGGATTCCGAGCGGATGGGCACGATGGGATGGTCCTACGGCGGCTACATGATGATGTGGTTTGCAGGCCACACGGACCGTTTCAAAGCCATCGCCTCGATGATGGGGGTCTACGATCTGCGCTCTATGTGGGGTGCGACCGAGGAGCTGTGGTTCGTCGAAAAGGACCTGTGCGGCACGCCGTGGAATTCGGAGTACTACGAACGGTGGTCTCCGTCGGCCTATGCCGAAAATTTCACGACGCCGACCCTCGTCATCACCGGCGAACAGGATTATCGGGTGCCATTTACGCAAAGCCTCCACTTCTTCACCGATCTCCAGGTGCAGGATGTGCCGTCCCGGTTGGTGGTTTTTCCCCATGCCGGGCACTGGCCGAGCTGGTACGAAATGGCGTTCTACTATCTGGTCCATCTCGACTGGTTCCACGAGTGGCTCGGTGGTGGTGAAGCACCTTGGGACCCGGAAGCCTTCCTCCGCAATCAAGTGTTCAACGACAACGGAGACGAGAGCGAGAAAAGAGAACAGTGA
- a CDS encoding sodium ion-translocating decarboxylase subunit beta → MQALAALLTQSGFVGLSWQNLVMFAIGGILIYLAVRKGYEPLLLIPIGFGAILANLPNAMMGASADWIAAAEGGRHPLLQLIYDAGIKTELLPPIIFLGVGALTDFRPLLGRPITFLLGAAAQFGIAIAALGAFFVFGFDPREAAAIGIIGGADGPTSIFLASLMAPHLLGAIAVAAYSYMSLVPIIQPPIMRLLTTKHERAIDMPQAKSVSKTAVILFPVITAVAAALAVPPCAPLIGMLMFGNLLRESGVTDRLAKTAGGALVNIVTIFLGVVVGATMEGTAFIRPQTIFILVLGAVAFSFSTFGGVVFAKLLNLLLPRDRKINPCIGAAGVSAVPMAARVVQDFVANETDSKVNPLMAAMGPNVAGVIGSAVAAGVFLALLG, encoded by the coding sequence ATGCAGGCTCTAGCCGCTCTGCTCACTCAGTCCGGATTCGTTGGTCTGAGCTGGCAGAACCTGGTGATGTTTGCCATCGGTGGCATCCTGATCTATCTCGCCGTCCGCAAGGGGTACGAGCCTCTTCTGTTGATACCCATCGGTTTCGGGGCGATTCTCGCCAACCTCCCCAATGCGATGATGGGTGCGTCCGCGGACTGGATCGCAGCCGCCGAAGGTGGCAGGCATCCACTCCTGCAGCTGATTTATGACGCGGGCATCAAGACCGAGCTCTTGCCTCCAATAATCTTCCTCGGGGTCGGCGCACTCACCGATTTTCGTCCACTCCTGGGGAGGCCGATCACCTTTCTCCTCGGCGCCGCCGCCCAGTTCGGCATCGCGATCGCGGCCCTCGGGGCGTTCTTCGTGTTCGGCTTCGATCCCCGGGAAGCAGCAGCTATAGGCATCATCGGAGGGGCAGACGGCCCGACCTCGATCTTTCTCGCGTCCCTCATGGCTCCGCACCTTCTCGGCGCCATCGCCGTCGCCGCCTACAGTTACATGTCGCTCGTGCCGATCATCCAACCGCCGATCATGAGATTGCTCACGACGAAGCATGAGCGGGCGATCGACATGCCACAGGCCAAGTCGGTCTCCAAGACCGCGGTCATTCTCTTCCCGGTCATTACAGCGGTCGCAGCCGCGCTCGCAGTCCCGCCGTGCGCCCCTCTCATCGGTATGCTGATGTTCGGAAATCTTTTGCGCGAGTCCGGAGTCACGGATCGCCTCGCAAAGACAGCAGGCGGCGCCCTCGTGAATATTGTTACGATTTTCCTTGGCGTCGTGGTTGGCGCCACGATGGAGGGCACCGCCTTCATCCGGCCGCAGACAATCTTCATTCTTGTACTGGGAGCGGTGGCGTTTTCGTTCAGTACTTTTGGTGGTGTCGTTTTTGCCAAGTTGCTGAACCTTCTCCTGCCACGCGATCGCAAAATCAACCCGTGCATCGGTGCGGCGGGAGTATCCGCGGTTCCCATGGCGGCCCGTGTCGTGCAGGACTTCGTGGCGAACGAGACAGACTCGAAGGTCAATCCGCTGATGGCGGCGATGGGGCCGAACGTCGCCGGCGTCATCGGTTCGGCCGTTGCGGCCGGCGTGTTCCTCGCCCTCCTGGGGTGA
- a CDS encoding M14 family metallopeptidase — protein MKIMRGFAFLAILCASLSTLAFTQDTDIPSPESVFGFVPGSDRQLIDYGELSDYMLEIAAASDRVEMREVGTTPLGRRMYVAFISSPENLARLDELQEVNRRLALDPDIPEETRANLIREGRVFVMETLSMHSGEVGPSQSLPAYAHRLATTDDAETLAQLDDVVLMMVLCHNPDGMDMVVENYREYVGTPYEGSSLPRVYHKYVGHDNNRDFVTLTQEDTRVISDLYSTRWYPQVLVEKHQMGSTGPRYFVPPNHDPIAENVDEGMWTWSAVFGSNLSRDLAADGLQGVASHWLFDDYWPGSTETSIYKGVISFLTEAASCRTATPIFVEPTELTARGKGLSEYKKGVNMPIPWPGGRWGLDDIIALEHSSMDSILGTASRHRKEILEFRNDHCRREFEKGRSEAPYYFVIPRSQRDPGERVALVQLLERHGVDVERLTGEVIVDDHHFVAGDVVVRLSQPYRTFVKEVMESQRYPERHYTPGGELIRPYDITSWSLPLHMGVRSIEVDTRSEELEALLAAVTSDELSASTVLPENVWAVAYPSTCNQSYKAVFAALSAGFTVERFAHPFGALPSGSFAVLAGSGSRDALRLIVEQSTIEPTVFESEITDARLPVRMPSIGLVETHFHDMDAGWTRYLFDTYGIPYKVLHPEDFEGTNLKGEFDVIVFPDASEDILTKGKYKRGDRYVTNDYPPKFRQPITKEGRAKLTDFITDGGVVVSWGRSTSLFTNGLPMPNGGDEAETLELPVRDVSERLEGVSVPGAFLAADFIQDHPLTWGMPAEGGVFSRGTPVFATSIPILDTDRRVIATYPERDLLLSGYIAGEKQLQHRPNMVWLRAGKGQLVLIGFRPQFRGSTPATFKLVFNSLLLPSLK, from the coding sequence ATGAAAATCATGCGCGGTTTCGCTTTTCTGGCCATACTCTGTGCGAGCCTTTCGACGCTCGCCTTCACCCAAGACACTGACATTCCGAGCCCCGAGAGCGTTTTCGGGTTCGTGCCGGGAAGTGATCGTCAGCTCATAGACTACGGTGAACTGTCGGACTACATGCTCGAAATCGCAGCGGCCTCGGACCGGGTGGAGATGCGTGAGGTTGGCACGACGCCGCTTGGTCGGCGGATGTACGTTGCCTTCATATCGTCTCCCGAAAACCTGGCCCGTCTCGATGAACTGCAGGAGGTCAACCGCCGCCTCGCACTCGATCCGGATATCCCGGAGGAGACCCGTGCCAACCTCATCCGTGAAGGCCGTGTGTTCGTCATGGAGACACTTTCGATGCACTCAGGAGAGGTCGGCCCCAGCCAAAGTCTCCCGGCTTATGCTCATCGTTTGGCGACGACGGATGACGCTGAAACCCTGGCCCAGCTCGACGACGTGGTCCTGATGATGGTGCTTTGCCACAACCCGGACGGCATGGACATGGTGGTGGAAAACTACCGCGAGTACGTCGGGACGCCGTACGAGGGCTCGAGCTTGCCGCGGGTCTACCACAAGTATGTCGGTCACGACAACAACCGCGATTTTGTCACTTTGACCCAGGAGGACACCAGGGTCATCTCCGATCTCTACAGCACCAGATGGTACCCACAGGTGCTGGTGGAGAAACACCAGATGGGCTCCACCGGTCCGCGGTACTTTGTGCCACCTAATCACGACCCGATTGCCGAGAACGTCGACGAGGGTATGTGGACGTGGTCGGCCGTGTTCGGGTCGAATCTCTCGCGCGACTTGGCTGCCGACGGCCTGCAAGGGGTGGCCAGTCACTGGCTGTTCGACGACTATTGGCCCGGGTCGACAGAGACCTCGATCTACAAGGGAGTGATCAGCTTTCTCACCGAAGCGGCGAGCTGCCGCACGGCGACGCCGATTTTCGTCGAGCCGACCGAGCTTACGGCCCGCGGCAAGGGACTGTCCGAGTACAAGAAGGGTGTCAACATGCCGATTCCGTGGCCAGGCGGGCGGTGGGGCCTCGATGACATCATCGCGCTCGAGCATTCGTCGATGGACTCGATTCTCGGTACCGCATCGCGTCACCGCAAGGAGATTCTGGAGTTTCGCAACGACCACTGCCGGAGGGAGTTCGAGAAGGGCCGCTCCGAGGCTCCTTATTACTTCGTGATCCCTCGATCGCAGCGCGATCCGGGCGAGCGGGTCGCCCTCGTGCAGTTGCTCGAGCGGCACGGTGTCGATGTCGAACGCCTGACGGGCGAGGTGATTGTCGATGATCACCATTTCGTGGCCGGCGACGTAGTGGTAAGGTTGAGCCAGCCATATCGCACTTTTGTCAAAGAGGTCATGGAGAGCCAGCGCTACCCCGAGCGGCACTATACGCCCGGTGGCGAGCTCATCAGGCCCTATGACATCACCAGCTGGTCGCTCCCGTTACACATGGGCGTGCGCTCGATCGAGGTTGATACGCGTTCCGAAGAGCTCGAAGCACTGCTCGCAGCGGTGACGAGTGACGAACTCTCTGCCTCCACGGTGCTCCCGGAGAACGTCTGGGCGGTCGCTTACCCGTCAACCTGCAACCAGTCCTACAAGGCGGTCTTCGCGGCTCTCTCTGCCGGCTTCACTGTGGAGCGGTTTGCCCATCCCTTCGGTGCCCTGCCGTCCGGGAGCTTCGCTGTTCTGGCTGGTTCAGGGTCGCGGGACGCCCTCCGGCTGATCGTCGAACAGTCGACGATCGAACCGACGGTCTTCGAGTCGGAGATCACGGACGCCCGGTTACCCGTGCGGATGCCGAGTATCGGACTCGTCGAGACCCATTTTCACGACATGGATGCCGGCTGGACGCGGTACCTCTTCGACACCTACGGCATACCGTACAAGGTGCTCCATCCGGAGGACTTCGAGGGCACGAATCTGAAAGGTGAGTTTGACGTCATCGTCTTTCCCGACGCGAGCGAGGACATCCTGACCAAGGGCAAGTACAAGAGGGGTGACCGATACGTCACAAACGACTATCCCCCGAAGTTCCGCCAGCCGATCACGAAGGAGGGCAGAGCCAAGCTGACCGACTTCATCACGGACGGCGGCGTCGTGGTGTCGTGGGGCCGCTCGACCAGTCTCTTCACAAACGGCCTGCCGATGCCGAACGGGGGCGACGAGGCCGAGACACTCGAGCTGCCCGTGCGTGACGTGAGCGAGCGCCTGGAGGGCGTTTCGGTTCCTGGAGCCTTCCTGGCAGCCGATTTCATTCAGGACCATCCCTTGACCTGGGGGATGCCGGCTGAGGGCGGGGTTTTCTCCCGCGGCACACCTGTCTTCGCGACCTCGATCCCGATCCTCGACACCGACCGACGGGTGATCGCGACCTACCCGGAACGCGACCTTCTGTTGAGCGGTTACATTGCGGGTGAGAAGCAGCTCCAGCACCGTCCGAACATGGTCTGGCTGCGCGCAGGCAAGGGCCAGCTCGTCCTCATCGGCTTCCGGCCGCAGTTCCGGGGATCAACGCCGGCCACTTTCAAATTGGTGTTCAACTCGCTGCTGTTGCCGAGCCTGAAATAG
- a CDS encoding biotin attachment protein, with translation MIFTEDPKKIRVMFTPFRDGLQSSFGGKVRLADILPAMEFAAKEAGIRHFEFGGGARYQAPFFYVGEDPFECMDKMREAVGPDVDLQILTRSVSGVTLTTQRLDALELQAKLMVRHGTTWDRNFDFMNDVDNLAKTGKPIVDAGMHHQVCVALMGLPFKDDTVHTADFYVSIIQRLLDMGVHFDSVCMKDASGTTDPRTCYETARGLRKILPPEVLLWQHTHDTASMAVSCYMAGIEGGVDGIDLSVRPMASGTVQPDVRSMWHALKGTGYSLDIDHTKMDEIENMLNESMAEYEFNPVTTTADARVVGFPMPGGAIGPNVHMMKEAGILDRYSDVLAEFPVVVKAGGAWTSVTPGSQQYWLQAFNNVLLGRWKKINDGYGKSVLGYFGRPPLPPDPEVVKIASEQLEKPPFTGDPLEAAPDSLEPAKAALEERGLPVTEENVFLVASAIIPGKNMDLNEGIKLLTGKGKIVLPLKKKDEAAAPASTATPTTAGQPFTSPVTTTCTVVENGNRRSFTVTIEPPAFGAAEAIQTAAAPQPSNGTPVHSPFQGKTELVEINVKVGDAVTQGQVVAAVEAMKAKHDVKAPCAGKVLTIDADLGSDIEAGSSIMTIGG, from the coding sequence ATGATCTTCACCGAAGACCCGAAAAAGATCCGCGTCATGTTTACCCCGTTCCGCGACGGGCTGCAGAGCTCGTTCGGAGGCAAGGTCCGGCTTGCCGACATCTTGCCGGCGATGGAGTTCGCAGCCAAGGAAGCCGGCATCCGCCACTTCGAATTCGGCGGTGGCGCACGCTACCAGGCGCCGTTCTTCTACGTCGGCGAGGATCCGTTTGAGTGCATGGACAAAATGCGCGAAGCCGTTGGACCGGATGTCGATCTGCAGATCCTGACCCGATCGGTTTCCGGAGTCACGCTGACCACTCAGCGGTTGGATGCCCTCGAACTTCAGGCCAAGCTCATGGTTCGGCACGGCACGACCTGGGATCGCAACTTCGATTTCATGAACGATGTTGACAACCTGGCGAAGACAGGCAAACCGATCGTCGATGCCGGTATGCACCACCAAGTCTGTGTAGCGCTGATGGGTCTACCGTTCAAGGACGACACCGTTCACACCGCGGACTTTTACGTCAGCATCATCCAGCGCCTGCTGGACATGGGCGTGCATTTCGATTCGGTGTGTATGAAAGACGCCTCGGGCACCACCGACCCGAGGACCTGTTACGAGACCGCCAGGGGCCTGAGGAAGATCTTGCCGCCCGAAGTCTTACTGTGGCAGCACACCCACGACACCGCATCCATGGCCGTGTCCTGCTATATGGCGGGCATCGAGGGCGGTGTCGACGGAATCGATCTTTCCGTTCGGCCGATGGCATCCGGGACCGTACAGCCCGATGTCCGCTCGATGTGGCACGCCCTCAAGGGAACCGGCTACTCGCTCGACATCGACCACACCAAGATGGACGAGATCGAAAACATGCTCAACGAGAGCATGGCCGAGTACGAATTCAACCCTGTGACCACAACCGCCGATGCGCGCGTGGTCGGCTTTCCGATGCCCGGTGGCGCGATCGGACCGAACGTCCACATGATGAAGGAGGCCGGCATCCTCGATCGTTACTCCGACGTACTCGCCGAGTTCCCGGTCGTGGTGAAGGCAGGTGGCGCGTGGACCAGCGTTACCCCTGGCAGCCAGCAGTATTGGCTCCAGGCGTTCAACAACGTCCTTCTGGGGCGGTGGAAAAAGATAAACGACGGCTACGGGAAATCCGTGCTGGGCTACTTCGGTCGTCCTCCGCTGCCCCCCGATCCCGAGGTCGTCAAGATCGCGTCGGAGCAGCTCGAAAAACCTCCATTCACTGGCGATCCGCTCGAAGCCGCTCCTGACAGCCTCGAACCGGCAAAGGCCGCTCTCGAAGAACGGGGCCTTCCGGTTACCGAGGAGAACGTATTCCTGGTGGCTTCGGCGATCATTCCCGGCAAGAACATGGACCTCAACGAAGGAATCAAGCTGCTCACCGGCAAGGGCAAGATCGTGCTGCCATTGAAAAAGAAGGACGAGGCCGCGGCGCCCGCGTCAACAGCCACTCCGACGACAGCCGGGCAGCCGTTCACCAGTCCCGTGACGACGACCTGCACAGTCGTCGAGAACGGAAACCGCCGCAGCTTCACGGTTACCATCGAGCCGCCCGCATTTGGAGCGGCTGAAGCAATCCAAACCGCCGCTGCGCCGCAGCCGAGCAACGGCACACCGGTGCACTCCCCCTTCCAGGGCAAGACCGAGCTCGTCGAAATCAATGTCAAGGTCGGTGATGCGGTGACTCAGGGGCAGGTGGTCGCTGCCGTGGAGGCGATGAAAGCCAAACACGATGTCAAGGCGCCGTGCGCCGGGAAGGTCCTCACGATCGACGCCGACCTCGGTTCCGACATCGAGGCTGGCAGCTCCATCATGACCATAGGGGGTTAG